One stretch of bacterium DNA includes these proteins:
- a CDS encoding tetratricopeptide repeat protein has translation MATTHAQRRLTKHELKQDAFTTAMFSAREWLENNMRMALLVVGGLVVVVAAIWGFFAWQSSERLEARKLFGQAGVEMRSGNPTAAIAQLQKLLAEHSGADVAGAGCFQLAQLQFRQRAFDDARVNYQRYIDDYGDDPMLVAAAYAGMAAVDEQAGFYAEALEKFLRAVDADKDGFAATDYLRRAIRCAIAGSDTAKAQELYDRLTKDYPKDAASINTAKQMLLERGMLDPAKL, from the coding sequence ATGGCGACGACGCACGCCCAACGACGGCTGACCAAACACGAACTGAAGCAGGACGCGTTCACCACGGCGATGTTTTCCGCGCGCGAGTGGCTGGAAAACAACATGCGCATGGCCCTCCTGGTGGTCGGCGGCCTGGTTGTCGTCGTGGCCGCCATCTGGGGCTTTTTCGCGTGGCAGTCCTCGGAGCGGCTTGAGGCGCGCAAACTCTTCGGCCAGGCCGGCGTGGAGATGCGCTCGGGCAACCCGACCGCCGCGATCGCGCAACTGCAGAAACTCCTCGCCGAGCACTCCGGCGCCGATGTCGCCGGGGCCGGCTGCTTCCAATTGGCCCAGCTCCAGTTCCGCCAGCGGGCCTTCGATGACGCGCGTGTCAATTATCAGCGCTACATCGACGACTACGGCGACGACCCGATGCTGGTGGCCGCCGCGTACGCGGGGATGGCGGCGGTCGATGAGCAGGCGGGATTCTACGCCGAGGCGCTGGAAAAATTCCTGCGCGCCGTCGATGCCGACAAGGATGGCTTCGCCGCCACCGACTATCTGCGCCGCGCCATCCGCTGCGCCATCGCCGGCAGCGACACCGCCAAGGCGCAGGAGCTGTATGACCGCCTGACGAAGGACTATCCCAAGGACGCCGCCAGCATCAACACCGCCAAGCAGATGCTGCTGGAGCGCGGCATGCTCGATCCGGCCAAACTCTAA
- a CDS encoding aminoglycoside phosphotransferase family protein, translating into MSAFEPMIAHGSGPFPARSRRALRARLTPHIGAACRSLSLGGPVGIRPVEYGTHHLVWRVTTRSGVYAFRAAAATSRQTAAVRRRREALWRHVAQGGIGPGFHGSLRIKDPHFDGWLEAFGWLPGRHLNPSRDTVAVAECLARLHALPLPTKPIAAPRVDLPELLRQRLDYYSLHTASGRLSAVLRQAADTARARLHEAGPLRARPALVHNDLVAANVLVGPQRAWLIDWDWALISQPTVDLFCFLSPFVRSWGDRPRFLSPRSVRAFLTAYAAGRGEDRVRQLINEGLAYWVPYNVVIALWLAVDAPSRPHTRRASFQTRALAECEAIGALLAGFKPGATGDDAALGEPDFSLRVRRKKG; encoded by the coding sequence GTGAGCGCATTCGAGCCGATGATCGCGCATGGCTCCGGGCCGTTTCCGGCCCGGAGCCGTCGTGCTTTGAGAGCCCGCCTGACACCCCACATCGGCGCAGCCTGCCGATCGCTGTCGCTGGGCGGTCCCGTCGGGATCCGCCCGGTTGAGTATGGCACTCACCATCTGGTCTGGCGGGTCACCACGAGGTCCGGCGTTTACGCGTTCCGCGCCGCGGCGGCGACATCCCGGCAGACCGCCGCAGTCCGTCGCCGACGCGAAGCCCTCTGGCGGCATGTGGCGCAGGGGGGAATCGGGCCGGGATTCCATGGCAGTCTCCGCATCAAGGATCCCCATTTCGATGGCTGGCTGGAGGCCTTCGGCTGGTTGCCGGGGCGGCACCTGAATCCATCGCGCGATACGGTCGCCGTGGCCGAGTGCCTGGCGCGTCTCCATGCCCTGCCCCTGCCGACGAAGCCGATTGCCGCGCCGCGTGTCGATCTGCCGGAACTGCTCCGTCAGCGCTTGGATTACTACTCACTCCACACGGCATCCGGACGGCTCTCTGCCGTCCTGCGTCAAGCCGCCGATACCGCGCGCGCGCGCCTGCATGAGGCAGGCCCTTTGCGCGCACGACCGGCGTTGGTGCACAATGATCTGGTCGCTGCCAATGTCCTGGTCGGGCCGCAACGGGCCTGGCTGATCGACTGGGACTGGGCGCTGATCAGCCAGCCGACAGTGGATTTGTTCTGCTTCCTTTCGCCCTTTGTGCGCAGTTGGGGGGACCGTCCCCGTTTCCTCAGCCCACGGTCTGTGCGGGCCTTTCTGACGGCCTATGCGGCGGGTAGAGGGGAAGACCGGGTGCGACAGCTCATTAACGAAGGGCTGGCGTACTGGGTGCCGTACAATGTGGTCATCGCCCTCTGGCTGGCCGTTGATGCCCCGAGTCGGCCGCACACCCGCCGGGCCAGCTTCCAGACGCGGGCGCTGGCAGAATGCGAGGCCATCGGGGCCCTCCTGGCCGGATTCAAGCCCGGGGCCACAGGCGACGATGCAGCATTAGGGGAGCCCGATTTCAGTTTGCGCGTTCGGCGCAAAAAGGGTTAA